The following coding sequences lie in one Cucurbita pepo subsp. pepo cultivar mu-cu-16 chromosome LG13, ASM280686v2, whole genome shotgun sequence genomic window:
- the LOC111808088 gene encoding probable histone chaperone ASF1A, whose protein sequence is MSAVNITNVAVLDNPSPFSTPLQFEISYECLSSLKYDLEWKLIYVGSAEVETYDQLLECVLVGPVNVGNYRFVLQADPPDPSRIPEEDIIGVTVLLLTCSYMGQEFVRVGYYVNNDYDDEQLREEPPAKVLIDRVQRNILSDKPRVTKFPINFYPETNDSGEEPPNDPVLAETDGNEQLPASPEHPSDEQSPKV, encoded by the exons ATGAGCGCTGTGAATATCACGAACGTTGCAGTTCTTGACAATCCATCGCCCTTCTCTACTCCCCTTCAGTTCGAGATCTCCTACGAGTGTTTGTCTTCTCTCAAATACG ATTTGGAATGGAAACTAATTTACGTGGGGTCTGCTGAGGTTGAGACTTATGATCAACTCTTGGAGTGTGTTCTTGTTGGACCTGTCAATGTTGGTAATTACCGTTTCGTATTGCAG GCTGATCCTCCGGACCCGTCCAGAATTCCTGAAGAAGATATCATTGGTGTAACTGTACTTCTGTTGACCTGCTCATACATGGGTCAGGAGTTTGTCCGCGTCGGTTACTACGTAAACAATGATTATGACGATGAGCAGCTAAGAGAAGAACCTCCAGCCAAAGTCCTGATCGATAGGGTTCAGAGAAACATTCTCTCTGATAAACCGAGGGTTACAAAGTTTCCCATTAATTTTTACCCAGAGACTAATGATAGTGGAGAGGAACCTCCCAACGATCCTGTTTTAGCTGAAACCGACGGAAACGAACAACTACCTGCTTCGCCTGAACATCCTTCAGACGAACAAAGTCCTAAAGTTTAG